In Streptomyces sp. NBC_00569, a single genomic region encodes these proteins:
- a CDS encoding sigma-70 family RNA polymerase sigma factor: MSDIAGTTTEVDVRLEEYRVELTGYCYRMLGSAFEAEDAVQDTMVRAWRSFDKFEGRSSLRSWLYRIATNVCLDMLNAGNKRARPMDLTAAAPLAQAALTPRPDNVWLEPMPDARVLPTVHDPAEAAVARESVRLAFVAALQQLPAKQRAVLILREVLAWKAQEVAELLGTTVASVNSALQRARATLAEAPVETKGADGELDEEHQALLERYVAAFEGYDMKALTALLAEDAIMTMPPFDLWLRGTPDITGFMTTIGASCADSRLVPVEANGSPAFAHYKPDPDNGGFAPWAVQVLEISEGRITGLHCFLDTARYFPLFGVPLHLDDQPV, from the coding sequence ATGAGCGACATCGCAGGGACGACCACCGAGGTGGACGTCCGTCTCGAGGAGTACCGGGTCGAGCTGACCGGGTACTGCTACCGGATGCTGGGCTCGGCCTTCGAGGCCGAGGACGCCGTGCAGGACACGATGGTCCGCGCCTGGCGCAGCTTCGACAAGTTCGAGGGTCGCTCCAGCCTGCGGTCCTGGCTGTACCGCATCGCGACGAACGTCTGCCTGGACATGCTGAACGCGGGCAACAAGCGGGCCCGCCCGATGGACCTGACGGCGGCGGCGCCGCTGGCGCAGGCGGCGCTCACACCCCGGCCGGACAACGTGTGGCTGGAGCCGATGCCGGACGCGCGCGTGCTGCCGACCGTGCACGACCCGGCGGAGGCGGCGGTGGCACGGGAGTCGGTGCGCCTCGCCTTCGTGGCGGCGCTCCAGCAGCTGCCCGCCAAGCAGCGGGCCGTGCTCATCCTGCGCGAGGTCCTGGCCTGGAAGGCGCAGGAGGTCGCCGAGCTCCTCGGCACGACGGTGGCGTCGGTGAACAGCGCGCTCCAGCGGGCCCGCGCCACGCTCGCCGAGGCCCCGGTCGAGACGAAGGGCGCCGACGGCGAGCTGGACGAGGAGCACCAGGCGCTCCTCGAGCGCTATGTCGCCGCGTTCGAGGGATACGACATGAAGGCCCTCACGGCGCTGCTCGCCGAGGACGCCATCATGACCATGCCGCCGTTCGACCTGTGGCTGCGCGGCACGCCGGACATCACGGGCTTCATGACGACGATCGGCGCCTCATGTGCCGACAGCCGGCTGGTGCCCGTCGAGGCCAACGGCTCGCCCGCGTTCGCCCACTACAAGCCCGACCCGGACAACGGCGGGTTCGCGCCGTGGGCCGTCCAGGTCCTGGAGATCTCAGAGGGCCGGATCACCGGACTCCACTGCTTCCTGGACACGGCCCGCTATTTCCCGCTGTTCGGTGTGCCGCTCCATCTCGACGACCAGCCCGTCTAG
- a CDS encoding STAS domain-containing protein, producing MAVSRLPDLALAGPLRRDDVPHLCEQVRTACARAPARDVVCDLAAVTTADLATVDALARMQLAARRAGSGLRLRDPSPALRALLQLVGLPGLDGLVVEMERHTEQREIAGRVQEAVESGDPAL from the coding sequence GTGGCTGTTTCCCGACTTCCCGACCTGGCTCTCGCCGGCCCCCTGCGCCGCGACGACGTGCCGCACCTGTGCGAGCAGGTGCGCACGGCGTGCGCCCGCGCCCCCGCACGCGACGTCGTCTGCGACCTCGCGGCCGTCACCACGGCCGACCTCGCCACCGTGGACGCGCTCGCCCGGATGCAGCTCGCCGCCCGCAGAGCGGGGTCAGGACTGCGCCTGCGCGATCCGTCCCCGGCACTGCGGGCACTGCTTCAGCTGGTCGGCCTGCCCGGCCTAGACGGGCTGGTCGTCGAGATGGAGCGGCACACCGAACAGCGGGAAATAGCGGGCCGTGTCCAGGAAGCAGTGGAGTCCGGTGATCCGGCCCTCTGA
- a CDS encoding AEC family transporter, translated as MTGVLNGFAVIAVVIAVGFLIGRRGYLGENGREVLTKLAFHVATPALLFTTLAKADLSVILSPRLLVTALSTAAAAGVFIAVGVVRRWGVGRTTIGALCSSYVNSGNLGIPIAVYVLGDASLVAPVLLFQQIVVTPIAMTVLDLSEAGQTQSLWRRLVTPLRNPIAVGALAGVIVAATGWTVPGPVFNPVDLIGKMSVPVVLLAYGISLCGSSLPARRGSDRVPVLLSVALKSVGQPAVAWVIAAGVFGLRGASLLDVVVTSALPAAQNLFTYASRYNVAEKLARESILLSTLASVPALVVVAALLG; from the coding sequence GTGACAGGGGTGCTGAACGGGTTCGCCGTCATCGCGGTGGTCATCGCCGTCGGCTTCCTGATCGGCAGGCGCGGCTATCTCGGGGAGAACGGCCGCGAGGTTCTCACCAAGCTCGCCTTCCATGTCGCCACGCCCGCGCTCCTGTTCACCACGCTCGCGAAGGCCGACCTCTCGGTGATCCTTTCGCCGCGGCTGCTGGTGACGGCGCTGAGCACGGCGGCGGCCGCCGGGGTGTTCATCGCGGTGGGCGTCGTGCGCCGGTGGGGCGTGGGGCGGACGACGATCGGCGCCCTGTGCTCCAGCTACGTCAATTCGGGGAACCTCGGCATCCCCATCGCCGTGTACGTCCTCGGCGACGCCTCGCTGGTCGCGCCCGTGCTGCTGTTCCAGCAGATCGTGGTGACGCCGATAGCGATGACGGTCCTCGATCTGTCGGAGGCCGGACAGACGCAGTCGCTGTGGCGGCGGCTCGTCACACCGCTGCGCAACCCGATCGCGGTCGGCGCGCTCGCGGGCGTGATCGTGGCGGCGACGGGGTGGACGGTGCCGGGGCCGGTCTTCAACCCGGTCGATCTGATCGGCAAGATGTCCGTGCCGGTGGTGCTGCTCGCGTACGGGATCTCGCTGTGCGGGAGTTCGCTGCCGGCCCGGCGCGGTTCCGACCGGGTCCCGGTGCTGCTGTCGGTGGCCCTGAAATCGGTGGGGCAGCCCGCGGTGGCGTGGGTAATCGCGGCGGGCGTCTTCGGCCTGCGGGGCGCGTCACTCCTGGACGTGGTGGTCACGTCGGCGCTCCCGGCCGCGCAGAACCTCTTCACCTACGCCTCGCGCTACAACGTCGCGGAGAAACTGGCGAGGGAGTCGATCCTGCTGTCGACGCTGGCGTCGGTCCCTGCGCTGGTGGTCGTCGCGGCGCTGCTGGGATGA
- a CDS encoding thymidine phosphorylase, protein MDVISVIRTKRDRGELSDEQIDWVIDAYTRGVVADEQMSALAMAILLNGMNRTEIARWTAAMIASGERMDFSSLSRPTADKHSTGGVGDKITLPLAPLVAACGAAVPQLSGRGLGHTGGTLDKLESIPGWRALLSNDEMLNVLDTVGSVICAAGDGLAPADKKLYALRDVTGTVEAIPLIASSIMSKKIAEGTGSLVLDVKVGTGAFMKTIEDARELASTMVGLGTDSGVRTVALLTDMSTPLGLTAGNALEVRESVEVLAGGGPADVVELTLALAREMLDAAGIKDADPAKALADGSAMDVWRRMIAAQGGDPDAALPTSREQHVVVAGKSGVMTRLDAYDIGVAAWRLGAGRARKEDVVQAAAGVELHAKPGDSVTEGQPLMTLHTDTPERFGYALESVEGSYDIAAPGTTFEATPVVRERIG, encoded by the coding sequence ATGGACGTCATCTCCGTCATCCGGACCAAGCGGGACCGGGGCGAACTCAGCGATGAGCAGATCGACTGGGTCATCGACGCGTACACGCGGGGCGTCGTCGCCGACGAGCAGATGTCGGCGCTCGCCATGGCGATCCTCCTCAACGGCATGAACCGTACGGAGATCGCCCGCTGGACCGCCGCGATGATCGCCTCCGGCGAGCGCATGGACTTCTCGTCCCTGTCCCGCCCGACCGCCGACAAGCACTCCACCGGAGGCGTCGGCGACAAGATCACGCTGCCGCTCGCCCCGCTGGTCGCCGCGTGCGGCGCCGCCGTCCCGCAGCTCTCCGGCCGCGGCCTCGGCCACACCGGCGGCACCCTCGACAAGCTGGAGTCCATCCCCGGCTGGCGCGCCCTGCTGTCCAACGACGAGATGCTGAACGTCCTCGACACCGTCGGCTCCGTGATCTGCGCGGCCGGTGACGGCCTCGCCCCCGCCGACAAGAAGCTCTACGCGCTGCGCGACGTCACCGGCACCGTCGAGGCGATCCCGCTCATCGCCTCCTCGATCATGTCGAAGAAGATCGCCGAGGGCACCGGCTCGCTCGTCCTCGACGTCAAGGTCGGCACCGGCGCGTTCATGAAGACGATCGAGGACGCCCGCGAACTCGCCTCGACCATGGTCGGGTTGGGCACCGACAGCGGCGTGCGTACCGTCGCCCTGCTCACCGACATGTCGACGCCTCTCGGCCTCACCGCCGGCAACGCCCTCGAAGTCCGCGAGTCCGTCGAGGTGCTGGCGGGCGGCGGCCCCGCCGACGTCGTCGAGCTCACCCTCGCCCTGGCCCGCGAGATGCTCGACGCCGCGGGCATCAAGGACGCCGACCCGGCGAAGGCCCTCGCCGACGGCTCCGCGATGGACGTCTGGCGCCGCATGATCGCCGCGCAGGGCGGCGACCCCGACGCGGCGCTGCCCACGTCCCGTGAGCAGCACGTGGTGGTGGCCGGGAAGTCCGGCGTCATGACCCGCCTCGACGCGTACGACATCGGCGTCGCCGCCTGGCGCCTCGGCGCGGGCCGCGCCCGCAAGGAGGACGTGGTGCAGGCCGCCGCCGGCGTCGAACTCCACGCCAAGCCGGGCGACTCGGTGACGGAGGGCCAGCCCCTCATGACCCTGCACACGGACACACCGGAGCGCTTCGGGTACGCCCTTGAGTCCGTCGAGGGCTCGTACGACATCGCGGCCCCGGGGACGACGTTCGAGGCCACGCCGGTCGTGCGGGAACGCATCGGCTGA
- a CDS encoding cytidine deaminase, producing the protein MTEADWEALREAAREAMSRAYVPYSAFPVGAAARVDDGRTVSGCNVENASYGLGLCAECGLVSQLQLTGGGRLTHFTCVDGKGETLMPCGRCRQLLYEFGGPELLLETTSGIRPLGEMLPDAFGPQHLN; encoded by the coding sequence GTGACGGAAGCCGACTGGGAAGCTCTCAGGGAGGCGGCCCGCGAGGCCATGTCCCGCGCGTACGTGCCGTACTCGGCCTTCCCGGTCGGCGCCGCGGCCCGCGTGGACGACGGCCGCACCGTGTCGGGCTGCAACGTCGAGAACGCGTCGTACGGGCTCGGCCTGTGCGCCGAGTGCGGGCTCGTCTCGCAGCTCCAGCTGACCGGCGGCGGCCGCCTGACGCACTTCACGTGCGTGGACGGCAAGGGCGAGACCCTGATGCCGTGCGGGCGCTGCCGCCAGCTCCTGTACGAGTTCGGGGGACCCGAGCTGCTCCTGGAGACGACGTCGGGGATCCGCCCGCTCGGCGAGATGCTCCCCGACGCGTTCGGACCCCAGCACCTCAACTGA
- a CDS encoding ABC transporter permease — protein MSATKTDTPPPAAPAVSGAKKARGRLSTGQTLMIVVGALFLVSAVRVITGADQLTSGGQISAALGLAVPIGLAALAGLWSERAGVVNIGLEGMMILGTFGAGWLGWQTSPWLGLVCGIGFGVLGGLIHAVATITFGVDHIVSGVAVNLLALGATQYLAKLFFADGEPATKGGNPKQSPPAESLGDVTIPGLSSGLHSIEQHHWFLVSDLAGILGGLVTNVSVITILAVLLFVGSWWVLWRTSFGLRLRSCGENPIAAESLGVNVYAHKYAAVAISGGLAGLGGAFLALVTSHSYLEGQTGGRGYIGLAAMIFGNWRPGGLAMGAGLFGFSDALQLRNGGETVHALLLLLVVLLALLAGWKAYRKAMIQAAISAVIAVVVLVWYLLTDEVPGDFVGATPYVVTLLVLSLSAQRLRMPKADGMRYRKGQGK, from the coding sequence ATGAGCGCCACGAAGACCGACACCCCGCCTCCCGCGGCCCCCGCGGTGAGCGGTGCCAAGAAGGCGCGCGGCCGGCTCTCCACGGGCCAGACCCTGATGATCGTCGTCGGCGCGCTGTTCCTGGTCTCCGCCGTCCGCGTCATCACGGGCGCCGACCAGCTCACCTCCGGCGGCCAGATCAGCGCCGCGCTCGGACTCGCCGTGCCCATCGGCCTCGCGGCCCTCGCGGGCCTGTGGTCGGAGCGGGCCGGCGTGGTCAACATCGGCCTCGAAGGCATGATGATCCTCGGCACGTTCGGCGCCGGCTGGCTCGGCTGGCAGACCAGCCCGTGGCTCGGCCTCGTCTGCGGCATCGGCTTCGGTGTCCTGGGCGGTCTGATCCACGCCGTCGCCACCATCACGTTCGGCGTCGACCACATCGTCTCGGGTGTGGCCGTCAACCTCCTCGCCCTGGGCGCCACCCAGTACCTCGCCAAGCTGTTCTTCGCCGACGGCGAGCCCGCGACCAAGGGCGGCAACCCCAAGCAGTCGCCGCCCGCCGAGTCGCTGGGCGACGTCACGATCCCGGGCCTGTCCAGCGGGCTGCACTCCATCGAGCAGCACCACTGGTTCCTGGTCTCCGACCTCGCCGGCATCCTCGGCGGCCTGGTCACCAACGTCTCCGTGATCACGATCCTCGCCGTGCTGCTCTTCGTGGGCAGCTGGTGGGTGCTGTGGCGCACCTCGTTCGGCCTGCGCCTGCGCTCCTGCGGCGAGAACCCGATCGCGGCCGAGTCCCTCGGCGTCAACGTGTACGCGCACAAGTACGCCGCCGTCGCCATCTCCGGCGGACTCGCGGGTCTCGGCGGCGCGTTCCTCGCGCTGGTCACCTCGCACAGCTACCTGGAGGGCCAGACCGGCGGACGCGGCTACATCGGCCTCGCCGCCATGATCTTCGGCAACTGGCGGCCGGGCGGACTCGCCATGGGCGCGGGCCTGTTCGGCTTCTCCGACGCGCTCCAGCTGCGCAACGGCGGCGAGACCGTCCACGCGCTGCTGCTCCTGCTGGTCGTCCTGCTCGCCCTTCTGGCGGGCTGGAAGGCGTACCGCAAGGCCATGATCCAGGCCGCGATCAGCGCGGTGATTGCCGTGGTCGTCCTGGTCTGGTACCTCCTGACGGATGAGGTGCCCGGCGACTTCGTCGGCGCCACCCCGTATGTCGTCACCCTCCTGGTGCTCTCGCTGTCCGCCCAGCGGCTGCGGATGCCGAAGGCCGACGGCATGCGCTACCGGAAGGGCCAGGGCAAGTGA
- a CDS encoding ABC transporter permease, which translates to MKTLISRGKSRIDKERLILAIAAPLLAVVAALVVTALIIAATGKDPFAAFSDMLTYGSASDSQVYILNKATTYYLAGVAVAIGFRMNLFNIGVDGQYRLAAFVAAVLGGALTLPGWLSIPLIMLAAMATGALWAAIAGILKVTRGVSEVIATIMLNAIATAIIGYLLQPGKLGQLDDAGTLVSTKPLPESSWFFAIDAGPAGQVWGFIVIAALVGIAYWFVLGRTRFGFDLRTVGQSESAAAASGVSVKKMVATSMIISGAVAGLVGMPTLLNDSHQFDNSFPVGLGFTGIAIALLGRNHPVGIALGALLWGYLERTTNHLEFQGYDKEILGVIQGVIVLCVVIAYEVVRRYGLKRQQQRVGAELAAQAAAVRTDKQEVAG; encoded by the coding sequence ATGAAGACACTGATATCCCGGGGCAAGTCCCGGATCGACAAGGAGCGGCTGATCCTCGCGATCGCCGCCCCGCTCCTGGCGGTCGTAGCCGCGCTGGTCGTCACGGCGCTGATCATCGCCGCCACCGGCAAGGACCCCTTCGCCGCCTTCAGCGACATGCTGACCTACGGCTCCGCCAGCGACAGCCAGGTCTACATCCTCAACAAGGCGACGACGTACTACCTCGCGGGTGTCGCGGTGGCCATCGGCTTCCGCATGAACCTGTTCAACATCGGTGTCGACGGCCAGTACCGGCTCGCCGCGTTCGTCGCCGCCGTGCTCGGCGGAGCGCTCACGCTGCCCGGCTGGCTCTCCATCCCGCTGATCATGCTCGCCGCCATGGCGACCGGTGCCCTGTGGGCCGCCATCGCGGGCATCCTCAAGGTGACCCGAGGGGTCAGCGAGGTCATCGCGACGATCATGCTGAACGCGATCGCCACCGCGATCATCGGTTACCTCCTCCAGCCGGGGAAGCTCGGCCAGCTCGACGACGCGGGCACCCTGGTCTCCACCAAGCCGCTGCCCGAGTCCTCGTGGTTCTTCGCCATCGACGCGGGACCGGCCGGCCAGGTGTGGGGCTTCATCGTGATCGCCGCGCTCGTCGGCATCGCGTACTGGTTCGTCCTCGGACGCACCCGCTTCGGCTTCGACCTGCGCACCGTCGGCCAGTCCGAGTCGGCGGCCGCCGCGAGCGGCGTCAGCGTCAAGAAGATGGTCGCCACCAGCATGATCATCTCGGGTGCCGTGGCCGGTCTGGTCGGCATGCCGACGCTGCTCAACGACAGCCACCAGTTCGACAACAGCTTCCCGGTGGGCCTCGGCTTCACGGGTATCGCGATCGCGCTGCTCGGCCGCAACCACCCGGTCGGCATCGCGCTCGGCGCCCTGCTCTGGGGCTACCTGGAGCGCACCACGAACCACCTGGAGTTCCAGGGCTACGACAAGGAGATCCTCGGCGTGATCCAGGGCGTCATCGTCCTGTGCGTCGTCATCGCCTACGAGGTCGTACGCCGCTACGGGCTCAAGCGCCAGCAGCAGCGGGTCGGCGCCGAGCTCGCCGCGCAGGCCGCCGCCGTCCGCACCGACAAGCAGGAGGTGGCCGGATGA
- a CDS encoding ABC transporter ATP-binding protein, with protein MNASSPPAVELRGITKRFPGVVANRDIDITVRRGTVHALCGENGAGKSTLMKILYGMQKPDEGTIAVDGTQVTFATPADAIARGIGMVHQHFMLADNLTVLENVVLGAEKLHGIGGRARTKIREISEAYGLGVRPDVLVEELGVADRQRVEILKVLYRGARTLILDEPTAVLVPQEVDALFDNLRELKSEGLTVIFISHKLGEVLSVADEITVIRRGTTVGTADPRNTSTKQLAELMVGSELPSPETEESTVTDTPMLHLAGVRLTQTDLDGVERVILDDVTFTIRRGEVLGIAGVEGNGQSELVEAIMGMRTADRGTVALDGADVTRTPTRKRREAGVGYIPEDRHRHGLLLEAPLWENRVLGHVTERPNSKRGLLDLKAARADTERIVRDYDVRTPGIEVTAASLSGGNQQKLIVGREMSHAPKLLIAAHPTRGVDVGAQAQIWDQIRRARREGLAVLLISADLDELIGLSDTLRVMYRGRLVADADPATITPEELGSAMTGAASGHLQHTEDAEGGDAR; from the coding sequence ATCAACGCGTCCAGCCCTCCCGCCGTCGAACTGCGCGGCATCACCAAGCGCTTTCCCGGCGTCGTCGCCAACCGCGACATCGACATCACCGTACGGCGGGGCACCGTCCACGCCCTGTGCGGTGAGAACGGCGCCGGCAAGTCGACCCTGATGAAGATCCTCTACGGCATGCAGAAGCCGGACGAGGGCACCATCGCGGTCGACGGCACCCAGGTCACCTTCGCCACGCCCGCCGACGCCATCGCGCGCGGCATCGGCATGGTCCACCAGCACTTCATGCTGGCCGACAACCTCACCGTCCTGGAGAACGTCGTCCTGGGCGCCGAGAAGCTGCACGGCATCGGCGGCAGGGCGCGTACGAAGATCCGTGAGATATCCGAGGCGTACGGCCTCGGGGTGCGGCCCGACGTCCTCGTCGAGGAGCTCGGCGTCGCCGACCGGCAGCGCGTCGAGATCCTCAAGGTCCTCTACCGGGGCGCCCGGACGCTGATCCTCGACGAGCCCACCGCGGTCCTCGTGCCGCAGGAGGTCGACGCGCTCTTCGACAACCTGCGCGAGCTGAAGTCCGAGGGCCTCACCGTCATCTTCATCTCCCACAAGCTGGGTGAGGTGCTCTCCGTCGCGGACGAGATCACGGTCATCCGGCGCGGGACGACGGTCGGCACGGCCGACCCGAGGAACACCAGCACCAAGCAGCTCGCCGAGCTGATGGTCGGCAGCGAGCTGCCCTCGCCGGAGACCGAGGAGTCGACGGTCACCGACACCCCGATGCTCCACCTGGCAGGGGTGCGCCTCACGCAGACCGACCTCGACGGCGTCGAGCGCGTCATCCTCGACGACGTCACCTTCACCATCCGCCGCGGCGAAGTCCTCGGCATCGCGGGCGTGGAGGGCAACGGCCAGTCCGAACTCGTCGAGGCCATCATGGGCATGCGGACCGCGGACCGCGGCACCGTCGCCCTGGACGGCGCCGACGTCACCAGGACCCCCACCCGCAAGCGCCGCGAAGCCGGTGTCGGGTACATCCCCGAGGACCGGCACCGTCACGGCCTCCTCCTCGAAGCGCCGCTGTGGGAGAACCGGGTCCTCGGCCATGTCACCGAGCGCCCCAACTCCAAGCGCGGGCTGCTCGACCTGAAGGCCGCCCGCGCCGACACCGAGCGCATCGTGCGCGACTACGACGTCCGCACCCCCGGCATCGAGGTCACCGCGGCCTCCCTGTCCGGCGGCAACCAGCAGAAGCTGATCGTCGGCCGCGAGATGAGCCACGCGCCCAAGCTGCTGATCGCCGCCCACCCCACCCGCGGTGTGGACGTCGGCGCACAGGCGCAGATCTGGGACCAGATCCGCCGGGCCCGCCGCGAGGGCCTCGCCGTGCTGCTCATCTCGGCCGACCTGGACGAGCTGATCGGCCTGTCCGACACCCTGCGGGTGATGTACCGCGGCCGCCTGGTCGCCGACGCCGACCCCGCCACCATCACCCCCGAGGAGCTGGGCTCCGCCATGACAGGTGCGGCCTCCGGCCACCTCCAGCACACGGAAGACGCCGAAGGCGGGGACGCCCGATGA
- a CDS encoding BMP family lipoprotein, which yields MRRVAKISAACIATAALALTATACGGTSSDNESSGSSSDSGKKGGVKIGLAFDVGGRGDHSFNDSAARGADKAKKEFGGDLKELTAKTSDTEADREQRLSDLADAGYNPIIGVGYAYATSMTKVSAKYPKTTFGIVDSVVNAKNTDSIVFTEEQGSYLAGVAAALKTKKDHVGFIGGVDVPLIKKFEAGYVQGVKATNPKIKVDVQYLSHGSDTSGFASPDKGKEAAQGMLDKGADVVYSAAGSSGNGAIEAVSGTKGAWAIGVDSDQYNIPGLAKYKSSILTSVVKNVDIGVFDLIKSVKDGSPKTGTNTYALKDGGVSLATSGGYIDDIQAKLDAAKEQIASGKVKVKTTP from the coding sequence TTGCGCCGGGTAGCCAAAATCTCCGCTGCGTGCATAGCCACCGCGGCACTCGCTCTCACCGCCACCGCATGTGGCGGCACTTCCTCGGACAACGAGTCCTCGGGCTCCTCGTCGGACTCCGGCAAGAAGGGCGGCGTCAAGATCGGCCTCGCCTTCGACGTCGGCGGCCGGGGTGACCACTCCTTCAACGACTCCGCCGCGCGCGGTGCCGACAAGGCCAAGAAGGAGTTCGGCGGTGACCTCAAGGAGCTGACCGCCAAGACCTCCGACACCGAGGCCGACCGCGAGCAGCGCCTGTCCGACCTGGCCGACGCCGGCTACAACCCCATCATCGGGGTCGGCTACGCGTACGCCACCTCGATGACCAAGGTCTCCGCGAAGTACCCGAAGACCACCTTCGGCATCGTCGACTCCGTGGTGAACGCCAAGAACACCGACTCCATCGTCTTCACCGAGGAGCAGGGCTCCTACCTGGCCGGCGTCGCCGCCGCGCTGAAGACGAAGAAGGACCACGTCGGCTTCATCGGCGGTGTCGACGTCCCGCTGATCAAGAAGTTCGAGGCGGGTTACGTCCAGGGCGTCAAGGCCACCAACCCGAAGATCAAGGTCGACGTCCAGTACCTGAGCCACGGTTCGGACACCTCCGGCTTCGCCTCCCCGGACAAGGGCAAGGAAGCCGCCCAGGGCATGCTCGACAAGGGCGCCGACGTCGTCTACTCGGCGGCCGGCTCCTCCGGCAACGGTGCCATCGAGGCCGTCTCCGGCACGAAGGGCGCCTGGGCGATCGGCGTCGACTCGGACCAGTACAACATCCCGGGTCTGGCCAAGTACAAGTCCTCGATCCTGACTTCGGTCGTCAAGAACGTCGACATCGGCGTCTTCGACCTGATCAAGTCGGTCAAGGACGGTTCGCCGAAGACCGGCACCAACACCTACGCCCTGAAGGACGGCGGCGTCTCGCTCGCCACCTCCGGCGGCTACATCGACGACATCCAGGCCAAGCTGGACGCCGCCAAGGAGCAGATCGCGAGCGGCAAGGTCAAGGTCAAGACCACCCCGTGA
- a CDS encoding amidohydrolase gives MSRGSEAGQPAEAVTTGALPGTLSEELHAELVAFRRDLHMHPELGNQEFRTTAAIRARLEKAGLTPRILDIGTGLVCDIGTEDGEWRGGRPMLALRADIDALPIPDTKASCAYRSTVPGRAHACGHDVHTTVVLGAGLVLAELHRQGRLPHPVRLIFQPAEEVLPGGAPDAIESGVLEGVASIIGVHCDPKVDAGRIGLRQGAITSACDRLEVALDGPGGHTARPHLTTDLVTAAAKVATEVPAIVARRIDARSGLAVTWGRIESGHACNVVPQHAELSGTVRCLDLEAWRQAPDLVHGAIQEIADLYRAKSEINYIRGVPPVVNDPEVTDLLTAAMTLRRGAHSVEDTPQSLGGEDFSWYLEHVPGAMARLGVRTPGERGGRDLHQGDFDADESAITVGVELFTAAALMDGAARRPGE, from the coding sequence ATGTCCCGAGGGTCCGAGGCCGGTCAGCCCGCGGAAGCGGTCACCACAGGAGCGCTGCCCGGCACGCTGTCCGAAGAGCTCCATGCCGAACTCGTCGCCTTCCGGCGTGACTTGCACATGCACCCCGAGCTCGGCAACCAGGAGTTCCGCACGACGGCGGCGATCAGAGCCCGCCTGGAGAAGGCCGGACTCACGCCCCGCATCCTGGACATCGGCACCGGACTCGTCTGCGACATCGGCACCGAGGACGGGGAGTGGCGGGGCGGGCGCCCCATGCTCGCCCTGCGCGCCGACATCGACGCGCTCCCCATCCCGGACACCAAGGCGAGCTGCGCCTACCGCTCCACCGTGCCCGGCCGGGCCCACGCCTGCGGTCACGACGTGCACACGACGGTCGTGCTCGGGGCGGGCCTGGTCCTCGCCGAGCTGCACCGGCAGGGCCGGCTCCCGCACCCCGTACGCCTGATCTTCCAGCCCGCCGAGGAGGTACTGCCCGGCGGCGCCCCCGACGCCATCGAGTCGGGTGTCCTCGAAGGCGTCGCGTCCATCATCGGCGTGCACTGCGACCCGAAGGTCGACGCGGGCCGGATCGGTCTGCGGCAGGGCGCGATCACCTCGGCCTGCGACCGTCTGGAGGTGGCGCTCGACGGGCCCGGCGGGCACACCGCGCGCCCTCACCTCACCACCGACCTCGTGACCGCCGCCGCGAAGGTGGCCACCGAGGTCCCCGCGATCGTCGCCCGCCGCATCGACGCCCGTTCGGGCCTCGCCGTGACCTGGGGACGCATCGAATCCGGCCACGCGTGCAACGTGGTCCCGCAGCACGCCGAGCTGTCCGGCACCGTCCGCTGCCTCGACCTGGAGGCGTGGCGGCAGGCGCCCGACCTGGTGCACGGCGCGATCCAGGAGATCGCCGACCTCTACCGTGCCAAGTCGGAGATCAACTACATCCGCGGGGTGCCGCCCGTCGTCAACGACCCGGAGGTCACCGACCTCCTGACCGCGGCGATGACCCTGCGCCGCGGCGCCCACTCCGTCGAGGACACCCCTCAGAGCCTGGGCGGCGAGGACTTCTCCTGGTACCTGGAGCACGTCCCCGGCGCGATGGCCCGTCTCGGGGTGCGCACCCCCGGCGAGCGCGGCGGACGCGACCTGCACCAGGGCGACTTCGACGCGGACGAGTCGGCGATCACGGTCGGGGTGGAGCTGTTCACGGCGGCGGCGCTGATGGACGGAGCCGCCCGCCGGCCGGGGGAGTGA